A single region of the Nitrospira sp. genome encodes:
- the ychF gene encoding redox-regulated ATPase YchF: MSVKCGIVGLPNVGKSTLFNALTKSGIAAENYPFCTIEPNIGIVEVPDGRMQALADIVKPQRMQYATTEFVDIAGLVAGASKGEGLGNQFLANIRETDGIVNVVRCFEDDNVVHVAGKVDPISDIATIVTELALADLTTVEKAQERNVKLVRSGDKDAAKLGDLLIQVAACLNEGKPARTMKLDPAQRALLKPLCLLTMKPVMYVANVSEKGFTNNPLLTRVEEFAAREGAPVVAICAALESEIAVLSDEEKQEFLADIGMKEPGLNRLIRAAYQLLGLQTYFTAGVKEVRAWTIHIGDTAPQAAGVIHGDFEKGFIRAEVIGYDDYIACKGETGAKEKGKMRLEGKEYVVRDGDVMHFRFNV; this comes from the coding sequence ATGAGTGTGAAATGTGGAATCGTCGGGCTGCCGAATGTGGGCAAGTCCACCCTCTTTAATGCGCTGACCAAATCGGGGATTGCAGCCGAAAATTATCCGTTCTGCACGATCGAGCCGAATATCGGCATCGTCGAAGTGCCGGATGGGCGGATGCAGGCGCTGGCCGATATCGTCAAGCCGCAACGGATGCAGTACGCCACGACCGAGTTCGTGGATATCGCCGGGTTGGTGGCCGGAGCCTCGAAAGGGGAAGGGCTGGGCAACCAGTTTCTTGCGAACATTCGTGAAACCGACGGGATCGTGAACGTGGTCCGCTGTTTCGAAGACGACAATGTCGTGCATGTGGCCGGCAAGGTCGATCCGATTTCCGATATTGCGACCATCGTGACGGAGCTCGCGCTGGCCGACCTCACCACAGTCGAAAAGGCGCAAGAGCGGAATGTGAAACTTGTCCGCTCGGGAGACAAAGATGCGGCAAAGCTTGGCGATCTACTCATACAGGTGGCGGCTTGTCTGAATGAGGGCAAACCGGCGCGGACGATGAAGCTGGATCCGGCGCAGCGGGCCTTGTTGAAGCCGCTCTGCCTGCTGACGATGAAACCGGTGATGTACGTGGCCAATGTGTCGGAAAAGGGCTTCACCAACAATCCGCTGCTGACCCGCGTGGAAGAATTTGCCGCACGAGAAGGGGCGCCGGTGGTAGCGATTTGCGCGGCCCTGGAATCTGAAATCGCGGTGTTGTCAGACGAAGAAAAACAGGAGTTCCTGGCCGACATCGGGATGAAGGAGCCGGGGTTGAATCGCCTGATCCGCGCGGCCTATCAACTGCTCGGGCTTCAAACGTACTTTACGGCAGGCGTGAAAGAAGTGCGCGCCTGGACCATTCATATCGGCGACACCGCGCCACAGGCTGCCGGTGTGATTCATGGTGATTTTGAAAAGGGGTTTATTCGCGCGGAAGTGATCGGGTATGACGACTATATCGCCTGCAAGGGCGAGACGGGGGCGAAGGAAAAAGGCAAGATGCGGTTGGAAGGGAAGGAATACGTCGTCCGGGACGGCGATGTGATGCACTTCCGTTTCAACGTATAG
- a CDS encoding family 20 glycosylhydrolase — translation MSRVGGLVCVLVALWAGVGSGYAAAESSSGAGEETMRIMHVVLAGAVPLERARGLVNEAQAAGFTAIQVLLTDGVQFERAPWKPAKGAWSKAEFLSWVAYARAHGLEVIPEVKLLTHQEQFFQKRQPHLMFNTVSYDPRKDATYTVVFAFLDEVIEALHPKAIHIGHDEAFGWTVGQVSKWLKLGEVMIPAELFVQDVRRLHAYLTAKGVATWMWADMLLSPTEFPGIPPRYLHGVADGYGKPLRQQLPRDIVMCEWHYGEEAVQFPSIAVMQGEGFRVIGATWKREVTTRNFSRYALSRHVYGLMATTGTHVQQNDSDLVSWIIQASGALFRNPDAVVPPMPAPVGASEGKG, via the coding sequence ATGAGCCGAGTTGGCGGGCTCGTATGTGTGTTGGTGGCCCTCTGGGCCGGTGTCGGATCGGGATATGCGGCGGCAGAGTCCTCGTCAGGAGCCGGTGAAGAAACGATGCGGATCATGCATGTCGTCTTGGCCGGGGCTGTGCCGCTGGAACGCGCCCGCGGATTGGTGAATGAGGCACAGGCCGCGGGATTCACGGCAATTCAAGTGCTGTTGACGGATGGTGTTCAGTTTGAACGGGCGCCCTGGAAGCCGGCGAAGGGGGCATGGAGCAAAGCGGAGTTTCTTTCGTGGGTCGCCTATGCGCGTGCGCACGGGTTGGAGGTCATTCCCGAGGTCAAACTGCTCACACATCAGGAGCAGTTCTTTCAAAAACGGCAGCCGCATCTGATGTTCAATACCGTGTCGTACGATCCCCGGAAGGACGCGACCTATACCGTGGTGTTTGCGTTCCTCGACGAGGTGATCGAGGCGCTGCATCCCAAGGCGATTCATATCGGGCATGATGAGGCGTTCGGATGGACGGTGGGGCAAGTGTCAAAGTGGCTGAAGTTGGGGGAGGTCATGATTCCCGCAGAATTATTCGTGCAGGATGTACGGCGGCTGCATGCCTATCTGACGGCCAAAGGAGTCGCGACGTGGATGTGGGCCGACATGCTCCTGAGTCCGACCGAGTTTCCGGGAATCCCGCCCCGGTATCTTCACGGCGTGGCCGACGGGTACGGCAAGCCGCTTCGTCAGCAACTGCCGCGCGATATTGTGATGTGTGAATGGCACTATGGCGAAGAAGCGGTACAGTTCCCTTCGATAGCCGTGATGCAAGGAGAAGGATTTCGCGTGATCGGCGCGACCTGGAAACGGGAGGTCACCACGCGCAATTTTAGCCGGTATGCCTTGTCCCGCCATGTCTATGGCTTGATGGCCACCACCGGGACGCATGTGCAACAGAACGACTCCGACCTGGTCAGTTGGATCATCCAGGCATCGGGAGCGCTCTTCCGCAACCCCGATGCGGTCGTGCCGCCCATGCCGGCCCCGGTTGGCGCCTCGGAGGGAAAGGGCTAA
- the galE gene encoding UDP-glucose 4-epimerase GalE, translating to MILVTGGAGYIGSHTCVELLNAGSAVTVFDNFSNSHPEALARVQRITGKSLRLIRGDLRDRAALVAALRESGATSVIHFAGLKAVGESVEKPLSYYDNNVAGSLRLLEAMGECGVTTLVFSSSATVYGDPQRLPLTEDHPLSATNPYGRTKLMVEEILRDLQRSNASWRIGILRYFNPVGAHASGLIGEDPQGMPNNLLPFVAQVAVGRREHLNVWGNDYSTPDGTGVRDYIHVVDLALGHLKALDALARLDRPGECLTVNLGTGNGYSVLEIVRAFEKASGKAVPYKVAPRRPGDVASCYADPGYALKSLGWRAARGLEDMCADAWRWQHHNPNGYAG from the coding sequence ATGATCTTGGTGACGGGGGGCGCCGGGTATATCGGTTCGCATACTTGTGTGGAACTGCTCAATGCCGGCTCGGCAGTGACCGTGTTCGACAACTTTTCCAATAGCCACCCTGAAGCCCTGGCGCGCGTGCAACGCATCACGGGAAAATCCCTTCGTCTGATTCGGGGCGACCTTCGGGATCGGGCGGCGCTGGTCGCGGCGCTTCGGGAGAGCGGGGCGACGTCGGTTATCCATTTTGCCGGCTTGAAAGCGGTGGGTGAATCGGTGGAGAAGCCGCTGTCCTACTACGACAACAACGTGGCGGGGTCCCTGCGTCTTCTGGAAGCCATGGGAGAGTGCGGCGTCACCACACTCGTCTTCAGTTCTTCTGCCACGGTCTACGGTGATCCGCAACGCCTGCCGCTGACCGAGGATCATCCCCTCTCCGCGACCAATCCCTATGGCCGCACGAAGTTGATGGTTGAAGAGATCTTGCGGGATCTGCAGCGTAGCAATGCTTCGTGGCGGATCGGCATTCTGCGATACTTCAATCCCGTCGGGGCGCATGCCAGCGGGCTGATCGGAGAAGATCCCCAGGGCATGCCGAACAATCTCCTGCCGTTCGTGGCTCAGGTGGCGGTCGGCCGGCGCGAACATTTGAATGTGTGGGGGAATGATTATTCCACGCCTGATGGAACCGGCGTGCGCGATTACATTCACGTGGTGGATTTAGCGCTGGGGCACCTCAAGGCGTTGGATGCGCTGGCCCGCTTGGACCGGCCGGGGGAATGTTTAACGGTCAACCTCGGAACCGGGAATGGGTACAGTGTTTTGGAAATTGTCCGGGCCTTCGAGAAAGCCAGCGGAAAAGCGGTTCCCTACAAGGTTGCCCCGCGCCGTCCCGGCGACGTTGCCTCCTGTTATGCTGACCCCGGGTATGCCTTGAAATCATTGGGCTGGCGGGCCGCCCGTGGCTTGGAAGACATGTGTGCCGATGCCTGGCGTTGGCAACACCACAATCCGAACGGGTATGCGGGCTGA
- a CDS encoding DnaJ domain-containing protein — MQPERTTNYYAILELSSDATEVDIKRAWHEQIQVWHPDRFVHSPTLHKKAEARTRLINQAYQTLSDPVARARYDTGRHSPASPTPPPRPAPAARPQPAARPRQEPRGPQTMLNVTRFSHPKIMIPAIHLLVDVRETQPYEFKGLIRIAGTRKQALPAGDYAIAEAPEIFCVERRRMEELNTVFSNPSGNRPEFLRELEPLLAIPHRFLVIEGAIHANRGGGRLGQYHRNGLIDFLDSLTARFGIQIVQAESREEAEERVANLAAIHYAYYLAEQQGLGRCLTENDV, encoded by the coding sequence ATGCAACCCGAACGCACCACCAACTACTACGCCATCCTGGAACTTTCGTCAGACGCGACGGAGGTCGACATCAAGCGAGCCTGGCATGAACAAATACAGGTGTGGCATCCCGACCGCTTCGTGCATTCACCTACGCTGCACAAGAAAGCTGAAGCCCGCACCCGACTGATCAATCAGGCCTACCAAACGCTCAGTGACCCGGTCGCCCGTGCCCGCTACGATACCGGCAGACACTCTCCCGCCTCTCCAACGCCGCCTCCGCGCCCCGCTCCGGCAGCTCGCCCTCAACCGGCCGCGCGCCCGCGCCAGGAGCCGCGTGGACCACAAACGATGCTGAACGTCACCCGGTTCAGTCATCCCAAAATCATGATCCCCGCCATCCATCTGCTCGTGGATGTGCGCGAAACGCAACCCTATGAATTCAAGGGACTCATTCGGATCGCCGGAACACGGAAGCAAGCGTTGCCAGCCGGGGACTACGCCATTGCGGAAGCGCCCGAGATATTCTGCGTCGAACGCCGGCGCATGGAAGAACTGAATACCGTTTTCTCAAATCCGTCAGGCAATCGTCCGGAATTTCTTCGCGAACTCGAACCGCTTCTCGCGATCCCCCATCGGTTTCTCGTCATCGAAGGCGCCATCCACGCCAACCGCGGCGGCGGACGATTGGGACAGTATCACCGCAATGGCTTGATAGACTTTCTCGATTCCCTGACGGCGCGATTCGGCATTCAGATTGTCCAGGCAGAGAGCCGCGAGGAAGCCGAAGAACGGGTCGCGAATCTAGCCGCCATCCACTATGCGTACTACCTGGCCGAACAACAAGGCCTCGGTCGCTGCCTCACGGAAAACGACGTTTAG
- a CDS encoding AAA family ATPase — MALSTTVHDLRTLIRSSHPLIVIETVEEDRVLTLLQSVAAQERMPLFEWSITRGLTRPEEKQSLSKLTATPLAVLQHLHGLTVEGIFWLKDLAPHLQDAAVARQLREVSQHFSRSRATCLVTGHPIALPLDLDQIAVRLDLQLPDRQELQTMLQSVLQSLGTRTSPRRPASTTVVQSFLNSMAAPKAAHMGPSDQDCDAILRALQGLTLHQARQVITQCVVEDGVLSASDVQTILTRKVQAIKDGGLLEYYPLEDNRFELGGFVNLKSWLERAKVGFTAEAKALNLTPPRGIMLVGVPGCGKSLAAKAIAREWQLPLLKLDAGRLFDKFIGESEKNFRKAIEMAESLSPIVLWIDEIEKAMAAGGGSGEADAGLSRRLFGAFLTWLQEKKHDVFVVATANNLSALPPELLRKGRFDEIFFVDLPDTGERRAIWKIHLSLRKQNNAGFDLQKVVDASEGFSGSEIEQAVVAALYRALHRKQPLTTDLLLEEISHTVPLSVTRSEDINQLRAMAQGRFVNVR; from the coding sequence ATGGCCCTCTCCACGACCGTGCATGATCTCCGCACCTTGATCCGCTCCTCCCACCCGCTCATTGTCATCGAGACCGTGGAAGAAGACCGGGTGTTGACCCTCCTGCAATCCGTGGCGGCCCAGGAACGGATGCCGCTATTCGAGTGGTCGATTACGAGAGGGCTCACCAGGCCCGAAGAAAAACAGAGCCTCAGCAAGTTGACCGCCACGCCCCTCGCCGTCCTTCAACATCTCCATGGATTGACGGTCGAAGGCATTTTCTGGCTCAAGGATCTCGCCCCGCACTTGCAGGATGCCGCCGTCGCGCGCCAACTGCGCGAGGTGAGCCAGCATTTCAGCCGATCACGCGCAACCTGTCTCGTCACCGGTCATCCCATCGCCTTGCCGCTTGACCTCGATCAAATTGCGGTGCGGCTCGACCTCCAACTGCCGGATCGACAGGAATTACAAACCATGCTTCAGAGCGTCCTGCAATCCCTGGGAACGAGAACGTCACCCCGTCGCCCGGCATCCACCACGGTAGTGCAGAGCTTCCTCAATTCCATGGCTGCCCCGAAGGCGGCGCACATGGGTCCCTCCGACCAGGACTGCGACGCGATCCTCCGCGCCTTACAGGGATTGACCTTGCATCAGGCTCGACAGGTTATTACCCAATGTGTCGTCGAAGATGGGGTTCTCTCCGCTAGTGATGTGCAGACGATTCTCACGCGCAAGGTCCAGGCGATCAAGGATGGCGGCTTGCTGGAGTACTACCCGCTGGAAGACAACCGGTTCGAGCTCGGTGGATTCGTGAATCTGAAATCCTGGCTGGAGCGGGCGAAGGTGGGATTCACAGCCGAAGCCAAGGCGCTCAACCTGACCCCGCCGCGGGGCATCATGCTGGTGGGTGTGCCGGGATGCGGCAAATCCCTGGCAGCGAAAGCCATTGCGCGCGAATGGCAACTGCCGCTGCTCAAATTGGATGCGGGCCGGTTATTCGACAAATTTATCGGCGAGTCCGAGAAAAACTTTCGCAAGGCCATCGAGATGGCCGAATCCCTGTCCCCGATCGTGCTCTGGATCGATGAAATTGAAAAGGCGATGGCGGCGGGAGGCGGCAGCGGCGAGGCGGATGCGGGCTTGAGCCGACGCCTCTTTGGCGCGTTCCTCACCTGGCTGCAGGAAAAGAAGCACGACGTCTTCGTCGTGGCCACCGCGAACAACCTCTCGGCACTCCCGCCGGAGTTATTGCGCAAAGGACGCTTTGACGAGATTTTTTTCGTCGACCTGCCGGACACAGGCGAACGCAGGGCCATCTGGAAGATCCATCTCAGCCTTCGTAAACAGAACAACGCCGGGTTCGATCTTCAGAAAGTCGTGGACGCCAGCGAAGGATTCAGCGGCTCGGAAATCGAGCAGGCCGTGGTCGCCGCGCTCTATCGCGCCCTGCATCGCAAACAGCCGTTGACGACGGATCTGCTCCTTGAAGAAATTTCCCACACCGTACCGCTGTCGGTGACGCGGAGTGAAGATATCAACCAGCTGCGAGCCATGGCCCAAGGCCGTTTCGTCAACGTGCGCTGA
- a CDS encoding tetratricopeptide repeat protein produces the protein MLLLTLVVGIVSSVSANDSTLRSEGQVAQHAKAAWEQGTIDLALDILNQGLQDHPHALTLHQLRGDMLATSRHTEAALQSYDTVLAQLPAALNVRWAKWSVLVRSGQVEEAVTELQRIAGIDPRNPLIFLRLARELRKLDRLEDAFEAYKHAVELGPDMLNWRLALARARFDILDYEGAERDVQFVLERVTPGSPLELSAKNLLTVFFGSTERGRRFAPVMTPDANPTQLKDWSMIRAEGYRLFEAGRFQEAEPVYRELLRLNPMDPLANQHLSLILMGLGRCKEALAFSQPAAEFDPTDEEHTTTAFRMGQCLVELGRWEEAYMQFKTLYNATLEFEKSTREVQLPSGTRVLNKTMLTQWLDKVRPHVPEFAKEVEAEAEAAAAAAKREAAATPAPPEAELAAKAIEHLKPQNTLDAAASLVGRDADFAWFRFVIPAQRVMRDDSPTGAHDYIPLDPSISFPDSQQDIYLVFGLVTASYDEVPLAARCFKEQAELAGTHTAMAQDRLIMSTNDQSGYFVLQRPSSGWTPGLYRCGLFAGEETSAYTQVDEVRFRIIETSRPS, from the coding sequence ATGCTTCTCCTCACGCTCGTCGTGGGAATTGTATCGAGCGTATCGGCCAACGACAGCACGCTCCGCTCGGAAGGCCAGGTCGCCCAACATGCTAAAGCCGCCTGGGAACAGGGCACCATCGATCTCGCCCTCGACATTCTTAACCAAGGCCTACAAGACCATCCTCACGCGCTCACACTGCACCAACTGCGTGGCGACATGTTGGCGACTTCGCGGCACACGGAAGCCGCGCTGCAATCCTATGACACCGTTCTCGCACAGCTTCCTGCCGCCCTGAATGTTCGCTGGGCCAAATGGAGCGTACTAGTCCGGTCGGGACAGGTCGAAGAGGCTGTCACGGAACTCCAGCGAATCGCCGGGATCGATCCCCGCAATCCGCTCATTTTTTTACGGCTGGCGCGGGAACTCCGCAAGTTGGACCGACTGGAAGACGCCTTCGAGGCCTACAAGCACGCCGTCGAACTCGGACCGGACATGCTCAATTGGCGCTTGGCCTTGGCTCGAGCGCGATTCGACATTCTGGATTACGAAGGCGCGGAGCGTGACGTGCAATTCGTCCTTGAACGAGTCACGCCCGGTTCCCCGCTCGAACTCTCGGCGAAGAATCTGCTCACGGTCTTCTTCGGCTCGACGGAACGGGGCCGACGATTTGCCCCGGTCATGACGCCGGATGCGAACCCAACACAGCTCAAGGACTGGTCGATGATTCGCGCCGAAGGATACCGGCTCTTCGAGGCCGGACGATTTCAAGAAGCCGAGCCGGTGTATCGGGAGTTGCTGCGCCTCAACCCGATGGACCCATTGGCCAACCAGCATTTGAGCCTGATCCTGATGGGGCTCGGTCGATGCAAGGAAGCGCTCGCTTTCTCCCAGCCCGCCGCTGAATTCGACCCGACCGATGAAGAACATACGACGACGGCGTTTCGCATGGGCCAGTGCCTGGTGGAACTCGGCCGCTGGGAAGAGGCCTATATGCAATTCAAGACCCTCTACAATGCAACGCTCGAATTTGAAAAATCCACGAGAGAAGTGCAGCTTCCTTCCGGGACCCGTGTCCTAAACAAGACCATGCTGACACAGTGGTTAGACAAGGTTCGCCCGCACGTTCCGGAGTTTGCCAAAGAAGTCGAGGCCGAAGCCGAGGCGGCAGCGGCTGCTGCAAAACGGGAGGCTGCGGCCACGCCGGCCCCCCCGGAAGCTGAACTGGCGGCGAAAGCCATCGAACACTTGAAGCCGCAAAACACGCTGGATGCGGCGGCCTCGCTGGTCGGCCGAGACGCCGACTTCGCCTGGTTTCGGTTCGTGATCCCCGCGCAGAGGGTCATGCGCGACGACTCTCCAACCGGTGCCCACGACTATATTCCACTGGACCCGAGCATCAGTTTCCCTGACAGCCAGCAAGACATCTATCTCGTGTTTGGGCTGGTAACCGCCTCGTATGACGAGGTCCCCCTGGCCGCACGCTGTTTCAAGGAACAAGCCGAGTTGGCCGGCACCCACACAGCGATGGCGCAGGACCGTCTCATCATGTCGACGAACGATCAGTCCGGGTATTTCGTGCTCCAGCGCCCTTCCTCGGGATGGACGCCGGGCCTCTATCGATGCGGGTTGTTTGCGGGAGAAGAGACCTCGGCCTACACCCAAGTCGATGAAGTACGATTCCGCATCATCGAAACCAGCAGGCCGTCGTAG
- a CDS encoding 6-phosphofructokinase, which produces MGIGERGPMVAILVGGGPAPGINSVIGAATIRSILGGCEVIGIQDGFKWIMAGNRDKIKRLTIEDISRIHFSGGSCLGTARANPTQKPEYLDACLASLDALGVTKLITIGGDDTAFSALRLEQRAQGRLQVVHVPKTIDNDLDLPHGIPTFGFQTARHIGVELVKSLMVDAETTSRWYFVVTMGRKAGHLALGIGKAAGATLTIIPEEFRRKPIRLKTLVDILVAAFIKRLAAGRSDGVAVLAEGLVEFLDERDLEGLDDVERDQHGHVRLAEVNFGVVLKRAVEKELRTFGVKTTIVDKNIGYELRCADPISFDMEYTRDLGYCAAQFLLDGGTAAMVSIQNGRFIPIPFGEILDPATGRTRVRMVDIESESYAIARRYMIRLSPEDWSHPRVVVRLATTAGMAEDDFRKRFEYLMEKDV; this is translated from the coding sequence ATGGGAATAGGTGAGCGAGGACCGATGGTGGCCATTCTGGTCGGCGGGGGGCCGGCACCCGGGATCAACAGCGTCATTGGCGCCGCGACGATTCGCAGTATCCTCGGCGGGTGCGAGGTGATCGGGATTCAGGATGGCTTTAAGTGGATCATGGCGGGCAACAGGGACAAGATCAAGCGGTTGACTATTGAGGATATCAGCCGGATCCATTTCAGTGGCGGGTCCTGCCTGGGCACGGCGCGCGCCAATCCCACCCAAAAGCCGGAATACCTCGATGCCTGCTTGGCCAGCCTGGATGCGCTCGGGGTGACGAAGCTGATCACGATCGGCGGGGACGATACGGCGTTCTCGGCCCTCAGGTTGGAGCAACGGGCGCAGGGACGCCTGCAGGTGGTGCACGTGCCCAAGACCATCGACAACGATCTTGATCTTCCGCACGGGATTCCGACCTTCGGGTTTCAAACAGCGCGGCACATCGGCGTGGAACTGGTCAAAAGTTTGATGGTCGATGCGGAAACGACCTCACGTTGGTATTTTGTGGTGACGATGGGGCGCAAGGCCGGTCATCTGGCATTGGGCATTGGTAAGGCCGCCGGGGCAACGCTGACGATCATCCCGGAGGAGTTTCGCCGGAAGCCGATTCGGCTGAAGACCCTGGTGGATATTCTGGTGGCAGCCTTCATCAAACGGCTCGCAGCCGGCCGTTCCGACGGTGTGGCGGTCCTTGCGGAAGGCCTCGTCGAATTTCTCGATGAACGGGACTTAGAAGGGTTGGACGATGTCGAACGTGACCAGCACGGGCATGTGCGTCTGGCCGAAGTCAATTTTGGCGTTGTGCTGAAGCGCGCCGTGGAGAAGGAACTCCGTACGTTCGGCGTAAAGACCACCATTGTCGACAAGAATATCGGGTATGAACTGCGGTGTGCAGACCCGATTTCCTTCGATATGGAATATACGCGCGACTTGGGCTATTGCGCGGCGCAGTTTCTTCTGGATGGCGGCACTGCGGCCATGGTGTCGATTCAAAACGGCCGGTTCATTCCGATTCCGTTCGGTGAGATTCTTGATCCGGCGACTGGCCGCACTCGCGTGCGGATGGTGGATATCGAGTCCGAATCATACGCCATCGCCAGGCGATACATGATTCGCTTGTCTCCTGAAGATTGGAGTCACCCACGTGTGGTGGTGCGACTCGCGACGACTGCCGGCATGGCCGAAGACGATTTCCGAAAGCGATTCGAGTACCTGATGGAGAAGGATGTTTGA
- a CDS encoding response regulator transcription factor — protein sequence MIDILVVDDNLQLRDTLRTILNKRPGFQVIGEAADGIAASQLAQTLRPAVVLMDVGMARMDGVEATRRIRALLPNTVVIGMSCHTSREVEAALRAVGANAFLPKELVPEKIFDVLAEQLTHQQPLH from the coding sequence ATGATCGATATTCTCGTCGTGGATGACAACCTGCAATTGCGAGACACCTTGCGGACCATCTTGAACAAGCGACCGGGGTTTCAGGTCATCGGCGAAGCGGCGGACGGCATCGCCGCCTCTCAGCTGGCGCAGACCCTTCGCCCTGCCGTGGTGCTGATGGACGTGGGCATGGCACGCATGGACGGGGTCGAAGCCACGCGGCGTATTCGCGCACTGCTCCCGAACACCGTCGTGATTGGCATGTCGTGCCACACCAGTCGGGAAGTCGAAGCGGCGCTGCGGGCTGTCGGTGCGAACGCGTTCCTGCCGAAAGAGCTCGTACCGGAGAAAATCTTCGACGTGCTGGCCGAACAACTCACTCACCAGCAACCTCTACACTAA